In Phaeobacter piscinae, one genomic interval encodes:
- a CDS encoding L-threonylcarbamoyladenylate synthase, translated as MSSPTTRLLTAQPQEISTAADLLQEGQLVAFPTETVYGLGADARQTDAVEALYAAKGRPSFNPLIAHVHSVETAQRHVIWSDIADRLADAFWPGPLTLVLPLREDHGISPLVTAGLSTLGIRIPAHPAARALLSVLDGPVAAPSANPSGKISPTTAAHVIAGLDGRIAAVVDDGPCGVGVESTIIGLATGTPLLLRPGGLATEEIEVVLGQPLRLRDASDPLTAPGQLLSHYAPRASVRLNVTAPQDGELYLGFGAMECDLNLSASGDLHEAAAQLFGHLHRLDARAQPIAVAPIPETGLGVAINDRLRRAAAPR; from the coding sequence ATGTCCAGCCCAACAACCCGCCTCCTGACCGCTCAGCCGCAGGAAATCAGCACCGCTGCGGACCTGTTGCAGGAGGGCCAGCTTGTCGCCTTTCCGACAGAAACCGTCTACGGACTGGGCGCCGATGCCCGCCAGACCGACGCGGTTGAGGCGCTTTATGCCGCCAAGGGACGCCCCAGCTTCAATCCGCTGATCGCGCATGTCCATTCGGTCGAAACCGCTCAGCGCCATGTGATCTGGTCCGATATCGCCGATCGGCTGGCGGACGCCTTCTGGCCCGGCCCGCTGACCCTGGTCCTGCCGCTGCGCGAGGACCACGGTATTTCACCTCTGGTCACCGCCGGGCTGAGCACCCTTGGTATCCGCATACCTGCCCATCCCGCCGCCCGCGCGCTGCTGTCTGTGCTGGATGGTCCGGTGGCCGCGCCTTCGGCCAATCCGTCGGGCAAGATCAGTCCGACAACCGCCGCCCATGTTATCGCCGGTCTCGATGGGCGGATCGCCGCGGTTGTTGACGATGGCCCCTGCGGTGTTGGTGTGGAGTCAACAATCATCGGACTGGCCACCGGCACCCCCTTGTTGCTGCGACCCGGAGGGCTGGCCACCGAAGAGATCGAGGTGGTTCTGGGCCAGCCCCTGCGCCTGCGCGATGCCAGCGATCCGCTCACCGCGCCGGGACAGCTGCTGTCACATTACGCCCCCCGCGCCAGCGTCCGCCTGAACGTCACGGCCCCGCAGGACGGTGAACTCTACCTTGGCTTTGGCGCCATGGAATGTGATTTGAACCTATCCGCCAGCGGTGACCTGCACGAGGCGGCCGCGCAGTTGTTTGGCCATCTGCACCGCCTCGACGCCAGAGCACAACCCATCGCTGTCGCCCCCATACCGGAGACCGGGCTGGGCGTCGCCATCAACGACCGGCTGCGCCGCGCCGCTGCGCCGCGCTGA